The bacterium genome includes the window CTGCCTTGCGATCACCCGAGTGAACGGTAAAGGTACGTGTAGGAGCGAATTCGCCCAACTTGTGTCCTACCATGTTATCGGTTACAAACACCGGCACAAATTTACGACCGTTATGCACCGACAGTGTAAGCCCAATAAAATCGGGAGTGATGGTAGAACGACGCGACCAGGTTTTAATAACCTTGCGGTTGTTTGTTTTAACAGCATCTTCCACTTTTTTAGCAAGATGCAGATCGATGAAAGGTCCTTTTTTAATTGAACGTGCCATAAGTCCTCTTTTTATTTAACGCGACGGTCTTTAACAATGAACTTAGCCGTTCTCTTGTTTTGACGTGTCTTATAACCTTGTGTAGGTTGACCCCACGGTGTTACAGGGTTTCTACCACCATGATCCTTACCATGACCACCACCATGCGGGTGATCTACAGGGTTCATTGCCGTACCGCGGCTTAAGGGGCGTACACCCAACCAGCGCATACGACCGGCTTTACCATAACTAATATTTTCGTGATCTAAGTTACCCACCTGACCTACAGTAGCGCGACAATTAACCAGCACCATGCGTACTTCACCGGAAGGTAATTTTAATTGAGCATATTTTTCTTCTTTAGCCATCAACTGAGCAAACGAGCCAGCCGAACGAGCCATTTGGCCGCCTTTGCCGGGTTTTAACTCGATGTTATGAAGCTGAGTGCCCGTGGGAATATTTTTGATAAGCAAGGAATTTCCGAGGCTAATATCAATTTCTTTTTCGGATGCGAGTACTGTTTGACCTACCTTAAGACCGTTAGGAGCCAAAATGTAACGCTTTTCACCATCTAAGTATTGAATAAGCGCAATACGCGAAGTACGGTTTGGATCGTATTCTACCGAAACCACTTTACCTGGAACATCAAGCTTGGTGCGCTTGAAATCGATAATGCGATAACGTTGTTTATGACCGCCGCCGATAGCGCGCGAGGTTAAATGACCGTTTGAGTTACGACCACCCGTTTTTCTTTTGGGGGCGAGTAACGATTTTTCGGGCGACGATTTAGTAATTTCGTTAAAATCGTGACCGGTTCTAAAACGGATACCATTACTTGTTGGTTTATAGGTTTTCATGATTAAACTCCTTCAAACACCTCAATTTTTTGTCCGGCCTTGATAGTTACAAAAGCCTTTTTATAATTGGAGCGTTTGCCCATACTTTGACCCACGCGTTTAAACTTGCCGCGGGTAATAAGCGTGTTCACGTCCAACACATTTACTTTAAATAATTTTTCTACAGCCTTTTTTACATCCAGCTTGGTAGCTTCACGGTTTACTTCAAACACGTAACGATTAGCGTCAGCTTGCGAAGCCAGCGATTTTTCGGTTACCAGCGGTCTGTTGATTACATTATATAAATCCATAATAACCTCTTACATTAACCCCGATAAACGGGATAAGTCTCTCATCTAAAAACATCTTGTGCATCCCGCACAAAATATTTTTAGTAACAGACTAAGCCAAATAACGGCTGTTCACGGCTTCAAAAGCCTTTTGGGTTAATACCACTTTGGGATATTTCAAAAGATCAAACACATTTAAGTTATCGGCGTTTAAAATTTTAAAATCGCGCAAATTTTGTACCGACTTCACAATATTTTTATCGGCATTTTCCAAAATTACCAAACCGGCATTTACTTTAATACCTTCAAAATAGGCCTTCGCTTTGCTGGTTTTAATTTCGGTTAACGGAATAGACGACACCACAATCAAAGCACCATCGGCAACGCGGCTTTTAAAGGCTTCGCGAATAGCCAAAATACGAACCTTTTTGTTCATGCCCAAAGTATAATCGCGGGGCTTAGGACCAAAAACACGACCACCACCTACGAAAGGAGCCGACTTCATGGCACCGTGACGGGCATTACCAGTACCTTTTTGGCGATATACTTTTTTGTTGGTTAAGTTTACTTCGGCGCGAGTTTTGGTGCGTACAGTACCGTGATGCTTAGAAGCAAGATAACGCTTTACCGCATCGTACAATACAGCTTTATTCACTTTTTCTTCAGTGAGAGAAGCTGCCAAACTTACTTCGCCAACCTTCTTATTTTTTTCGTCAATGACTTGTATGGTGCTCATATATAACTCTCTAGTAATATTTGATTACGAAGCCGCTTTCGACTTCTTGTCAATTAAACGCTTTTCAAAATCGGGTGTAGACGGATAAATTTCTACAATCCCATGATTGTGGCCAGGTACAGCACCACGAATTAAAATTAAATTTTCTTCCGGTTCAACTGCTACAACAGTTAAATTTTTAACAGTTACACGTTTGTTACCCATATGGCCGGGCATTTTTTTGCCCTTAATAACACGGCCAGGATATGTACGCTGACCAATAGAACCAGGAACACGGTGCGAAATAGAACAACCATGAGAATCGCGACCACCAGCAAAGTTATGACGTTTCATAACACCCTGAAATCCGCGTCCTTTAGAGGTACCCGACACATGCACAATTTCACCCACAATAAAATCGGCCACCGTAATGGTGTCACCGGGGGTATATGCATCGGTATGGCTTGTTTTAATTTCCTTTAAGAACTTAAAAGTCTTAAGGCCCTTTTTAGTAAAATGACCCGCTGTGGGTTTAATCACCTTTTTCGCATCCTTTTCCAAAAAGCCAATTTGAACGCTATTAGAGCCGTCCTTCTCTTCGCTTTTCTTCATAATGATGGTACAAGGTCCCGCTTTTAAAACAGTTACCGGTATAGAGCCGGTTTCCGGGTTAAAAATTTGGGTCATTCCTATTTTTTCAGCTAAAATGCCTGGCATAAAATTTCCTTACTTAACTCATCAGCACCTCAAGTACGAATCAAAAAAGATCTGATTGTACTAAGGGGGTAATTAGTCAATATGTAAAAAAGTCATAATCTCCTTAGTGAAAAACTTAGAGCATTTTTATTTCTACATCCACACCAGCCGACAAATCGAGCTTCATCAAAGAATCGATTGTTTGCTGAGTAGGTTCTAAAATATCCAGAAGCCTTTTATGGGTTCTGATTTCGAACTGCTCTTGCGATTTTTTGTCCACGTGAGGTGAACGTAAAACCGTATATTTTTCAATTTTGGTCGGCAAGGGGATGGGGCCCGACAAACGCGCGCCCGTTCTCTTGGCAGTTTCCACAATTTCGCCGGTGGCTTGATCTAATAATTTATGATCAAAACCTTTTAAGCGAATACGAACTTTTTGTCCTTTATAATCAGCCATAGTTTCCTACCTATTATTCGATGATCTCCGAAACCACACCAGCACCTACTGTTCTGCCACCTTCACGGATAGCAAAACGAAGTTCCTTTTCCATAGCAATGGGGGTAATTAATTCCACCGTAATGGCTACGTTGTCACCGGGCATTACCATTTCTACTTTCTCTGGTA containing:
- the rpsS gene encoding 30S ribosomal protein S19; translated protein: MARSIKKGPFIDLHLAKKVEDAVKTNNRKVIKTWSRRSTITPDFIGLTLSVHNGRKFVPVFVTDNMVGHKLGEFAPTRTFTVHSGDRKAGKAE
- the rplB gene encoding 50S ribosomal protein L2, whose protein sequence is MKTYKPTSNGIRFRTGHDFNEITKSSPEKSLLAPKRKTGGRNSNGHLTSRAIGGGHKQRYRIIDFKRTKLDVPGKVVSVEYDPNRTSRIALIQYLDGEKRYILAPNGLKVGQTVLASEKEIDISLGNSLLIKNIPTGTQLHNIELKPGKGGQMARSAGSFAQLMAKEEKYAQLKLPSGEVRMVLVNCRATVGQVGNLDHENISYGKAGRMRWLGVRPLSRGTAMNPVDHPHGGGHGKDHGGRNPVTPWGQPTQGYKTRQNKRTAKFIVKDRRVK
- a CDS encoding 50S ribosomal protein L23, with protein sequence MDLYNVINRPLVTEKSLASQADANRYVFEVNREATKLDVKKAVEKLFKVNVLDVNTLITRGKFKRVGQSMGKRSNYKKAFVTIKAGQKIEVFEGV
- the rplD gene encoding 50S ribosomal protein L4, which codes for MSTIQVIDEKNKKVGEVSLAASLTEEKVNKAVLYDAVKRYLASKHHGTVRTKTRAEVNLTNKKVYRQKGTGNARHGAMKSAPFVGGGRVFGPKPRDYTLGMNKKVRILAIREAFKSRVADGALIVVSSIPLTEIKTSKAKAYFEGIKVNAGLVILENADKNIVKSVQNLRDFKILNADNLNVFDLLKYPKVVLTQKAFEAVNSRYLA
- the rplC gene encoding 50S ribosomal protein L3; its protein translation is MPGILAEKIGMTQIFNPETGSIPVTVLKAGPCTIIMKKSEEKDGSNSVQIGFLEKDAKKVIKPTAGHFTKKGLKTFKFLKEIKTSHTDAYTPGDTITVADFIVGEIVHVSGTSKGRGFQGVMKRHNFAGGRDSHGCSISHRVPGSIGQRTYPGRVIKGKKMPGHMGNKRVTVKNLTVVAVEPEENLILIRGAVPGHNHGIVEIYPSTPDFEKRLIDKKSKAAS
- the rpsJ gene encoding 30S ribosomal protein S10, whose protein sequence is MADYKGQKVRIRLKGFDHKLLDQATGEIVETAKRTGARLSGPIPLPTKIEKYTVLRSPHVDKKSQEQFEIRTHKRLLDILEPTQQTIDSLMKLDLSAGVDVEIKML
- the tuf gene encoding elongation factor Tu (EF-Tu; promotes GTP-dependent binding of aminoacyl-tRNA to the A-site of ribosomes during protein biosynthesis; when the tRNA anticodon matches the mRNA codon, GTP hydrolysis results; the inactive EF-Tu-GDP leaves the ribosome and release of GDP is promoted by elongation factor Ts; many prokaryotes have two copies of the gene encoding EF-Tu); translated protein: PEKVEMVMPGDNVAITVELITPIAMEKELRFAIREGGRTVGAGVVSEIIE